TCGCCGTCATAGACCGAGCCGTCCGCGCGCGTCACGACGCCCTTGCCATGGCTTTGCGCGTTCTTGAACTGGCCCTTGTATATCATACCGTTGGCATAAGTGGCCGTGCCCTGACCCTCGATCACGCCAGCGATCCAATCACCTTCATAGGTTGACCCATCGGGATAGGTGATGCGGCCCGTCCCCTCAGCCAAATCGGCAACAAAATCGCCGACATAAACCGAACCATCGGGATAAGTCAGCTCTCCCAGACCTTCGATCTGTCCCTGGTTCCAGTCGCCGGTATACACAAAGCCGTCCGTGCCGGTGAACGTGCCCTTGCCCTGGCGGCGATCATCGACAAAATCGCCCTCGTACACGTCGCCTTGCGCGTGGGTCACTTTGCCTTTGCCCTGACGGCGCCCTTCTACCAGTTCGCCCTCATAGACATCGCCATTGGCATAGGTCAGACGACCGGTGCCGGTGATCTGGTCCTGCGCCCATTCACCGGAATAGATCATACCGTCGGGCATGGTTTGCTTGCCCGTGCCATCGCGCAATCCTGCGCTGACGTCGCCTTCATACACGCTGCCATCGGCATAAGTGATCTTGGCCTTGCCTTGCCGCTGTCCATCAACCCAGTCGCCATCATAGATGTATCCGTCGGGAAAAGTCAGAACGCCTTTGCCGTGCCGCTGGGCATTCCTGAACTCGCCTTCATAGCGGGTGCCATTGGCGAATTCGGCAACACCTGTGCCGTTGATTGATCCGTTGGACCATTCACCGTCATAGCTGCTGCCATTGGCATAAACGATCTTGCCGCGCCCTTCGGGTTGGCCCTTAGAAAAACTGCCTTCATAGATTGACCCGTCGGGATAGCGGGTCACGCCCTGGCCCTGAATCTC
The genomic region above belongs to Ruegeria sp. HKCCD4315 and contains:
- a CDS encoding MORN repeat-containing protein, giving the protein MNVIRYSILAAGLSLSAVTAFAQDGTVIIKDDEVGGVYEGTYENGLRHGTGTYRLPNGFEYTGEWVEGEIQGQGVTRYPDGSIYEGSFSKGQPEGRGKIVYANGSSYDGEWSNGSINGTGVAEFANGTRYEGEFRNAQRHGKGVLTFPDGYIYDGDWVDGQRQGKAKITYADGSVYEGDVSAGLRDGTGKQTMPDGMIYSGEWAQDQITGTGRLTYANGDVYEGELVEGRRQGKGKVTHAQGDVYEGDFVDDRRQGKGTFTGTDGFVYTGDWNQGQIEGLGELTYPDGSVYVGDFVADLAEGTGRITYPDGSTYEGDWIAGVIEGQGTATYANGMIYKGQFKNAQSHGKGVVTRADGSVYDGDWVDGVRQGKGKATYSDGTVYTGDFLNGKRHGAGEIVTPAGFKYVGDWSEGKIEGVGVATYSNGDVYEGNFVDNKRQGSGTMRYANGQEETGIWENGVLPGRASDQQSESDTQDPQPAPDDQAETPEASDG